The following are encoded together in the Kineosporiaceae bacterium genome:
- a CDS encoding AMP-binding protein, with product MSIRATESAQPATQPRPVTPLSMADAPDGVIARFRVVLDAQPEAIAVADAQRRLTYRSLAAEAAGVLRTIRAARADGRLAPRSPVALLHPHESGAVAALLGVLASGHPVVVLDPRTPAARLSVFIQRSGATTCVVHPDTAEVGGQVADHLLLTGIDRVPDDPASLAALWEQPPDPASPAALAFTSGSTGVPKVVVNDHRMLTRDAWTNSIDTGCYDANDVVAHTLPLAFHAGLMVTVAGLVVGSRMELYDVRGSGIAGLPAWLHRVGATVMHSSPAILRAFVGTRPDPALLAGLRSLTIAGEAAHGRDVEAARALLPPSCVVRNRYGSSETGLIAEYAVPADHPVLDGPLPVGHPVGDTVLRITAADGAEHPDGEPGVLTVTTAFMASGYFNDPENTAKSFTPNADGTRTYRTSDVGVFETGPAGRVLRLLGRRDHSVKIRGYLVEPGEVDAALFTLPDVTEAVTVAALRPGADPEDGAKRLVSYVVSRAEQPSAAEIRKRLRGLLAGHMVPEVVVFLTALPRTDRGKLDRAALPEPPAIGGPETYGPMSDWEQAVADVWAGALELESVGPDDDFFELGGDSLAAEAVMAATVTDLGVPAGQVTATVLTEAPTVREYAARVQRAPDALGAVLVPLQRTGSQPPVFFIAGGGGLGVAFVALARRLGEDQPSYAVQMHGMERRGLPDWTVGRAAKRNITVIKTVQAQGPYVLAGHSFGGLVALEMAHQLRAAGEQVSLLAVIDSFPPEPSMHPAPEQRSLVQRVKAGIGLAATGWATPPGGGNYWRFYDLTSFIGRHYRAAPYPGRAVVLVADSPEKEQRSAWAPHLTGDWSLVDVGGDHLSMLREPHVVEVAKVLRDALG from the coding sequence ATGAGCATCCGCGCCACCGAGAGCGCCCAGCCCGCCACGCAGCCGCGCCCGGTGACGCCCCTGAGCATGGCCGACGCGCCCGACGGTGTCATCGCCCGGTTCCGGGTGGTGCTCGATGCCCAACCGGAGGCCATCGCCGTCGCCGATGCCCAGCGCCGCCTCACGTATCGCAGTCTGGCCGCCGAGGCTGCCGGGGTCCTGCGCACCATCCGCGCCGCACGGGCCGACGGTCGGCTGGCACCGCGGTCGCCCGTGGCCCTGCTGCACCCTCACGAGTCGGGCGCGGTCGCTGCCCTGCTCGGCGTCCTCGCCTCCGGGCACCCCGTGGTGGTGCTCGACCCTCGGACGCCTGCGGCCCGCCTGAGCGTCTTCATCCAGCGCTCGGGTGCCACGACGTGCGTCGTCCACCCCGACACCGCCGAGGTCGGTGGTCAGGTCGCCGACCACCTGCTGCTCACCGGCATCGACCGCGTGCCGGACGACCCGGCGAGCCTGGCGGCGCTCTGGGAGCAGCCGCCCGACCCCGCATCACCCGCTGCGCTCGCCTTCACCTCCGGCTCGACCGGGGTTCCCAAGGTCGTCGTCAACGACCACCGCATGCTCACCCGTGACGCCTGGACCAACTCGATCGACACCGGCTGCTACGACGCGAACGACGTGGTGGCCCACACCCTCCCCCTCGCCTTCCACGCCGGTCTCATGGTCACCGTCGCCGGGCTGGTGGTCGGCTCCCGGATGGAGTTGTACGACGTCCGGGGCTCGGGGATCGCCGGGCTGCCGGCTTGGCTGCACCGGGTCGGCGCCACCGTGATGCACTCCAGCCCAGCCATTCTGCGGGCCTTCGTCGGCACCCGTCCCGACCCCGCCCTGCTGGCCGGTCTGCGGTCACTGACCATCGCCGGGGAGGCTGCCCACGGCCGGGACGTGGAGGCGGCCCGCGCGCTGCTGCCACCATCCTGCGTGGTGCGCAACCGGTACGGCTCGAGCGAGACCGGACTGATCGCCGAGTACGCGGTGCCCGCCGACCACCCGGTGCTGGACGGCCCGCTGCCGGTCGGCCATCCCGTGGGTGACACCGTGCTGCGCATCACCGCGGCCGACGGCGCCGAGCACCCGGACGGCGAGCCCGGGGTGCTGACCGTGACCACGGCGTTCATGGCCTCTGGGTACTTCAACGACCCGGAGAACACCGCGAAGTCCTTCACCCCCAACGCCGATGGCACCCGGACGTATCGCACCAGCGACGTCGGGGTGTTCGAGACCGGACCGGCCGGACGGGTGCTGCGGTTGCTGGGCCGGCGTGACCACAGCGTGAAGATCCGCGGCTACCTGGTCGAGCCCGGCGAGGTGGACGCCGCCCTGTTCACGCTGCCCGACGTCACCGAGGCCGTCACCGTGGCGGCGCTGCGACCGGGTGCCGACCCCGAGGACGGCGCCAAGCGGCTGGTGTCGTACGTGGTCTCCCGCGCCGAACAGCCCAGCGCGGCCGAGATCCGAAAGCGATTGCGGGGGCTCTTGGCCGGGCACATGGTGCCCGAGGTCGTGGTGTTCCTGACGGCCCTGCCGCGCACCGACCGGGGCAAACTCGACCGGGCTGCCCTGCCCGAGCCGCCCGCGATCGGCGGCCCGGAGACCTACGGCCCGATGAGCGACTGGGAACAGGCCGTGGCCGACGTCTGGGCCGGTGCGCTGGAACTGGAATCGGTCGGCCCGGACGACGACTTCTTCGAACTCGGCGGCGACTCGCTGGCCGCCGAGGCGGTGATGGCGGCGACGGTGACCGATCTGGGGGTCCCGGCGGGTCAGGTCACCGCGACGGTGCTGACCGAGGCCCCGACGGTGCGGGAGTATGCCGCACGGGTGCAACGCGCGCCGGATGCCCTCGGCGCCGTCTTGGTTCCGTTGCAGCGCACAGGGTCTCAGCCGCCCGTGTTCTTCATCGCCGGCGGTGGTGGGCTCGGCGTCGCCTTCGTCGCCCTGGCCCGCCGGCTCGGCGAGGACCAGCCGTCGTATGCGGTGCAGATGCACGGCATGGAGCGTCGGGGCCTACCCGACTGGACCGTGGGCCGCGCCGCCAAGCGCAACATCACCGTGATCAAGACGGTGCAGGCGCAGGGGCCGTACGTGCTCGCCGGGCACTCCTTCGGCGGCCTGGTGGCGCTGGAGATGGCCCACCAGTTGCGGGCCGCGGGAGAGCAGGTGTCCCTGCTCGCCGTGATCGACTCCTTCCCGCCCGAGCCGTCGATGCACCCCGCCCCGGAGCAACGCTCCCTGGTGCAGCGGGTCAAGGCCGGGATCGGTCTGGCCGCCACCGGCTGGGCGACGCCACCCGGCGGGGGCAACTACTGGCGCTTCTACGACCTCACCTCGTTCATCGGTCGGCACTACCGTGCCGCGCCGTACCCCGGCCGGGCCGTCGTCCTGGTGGCCGACTCCCCCGAGAAGGAGCAGCGCTCGGCCTGGGCACCCCATCTGACCGGCGACTGGAGCCTGGTCGACGTGGGTGGTGATCACCTGTCGATGCTTCGCGAGCCGCACGTCGTCGAGGTGGCGAAGGTGTTGCGCGACGCGCTGGGCTGA
- a CDS encoding FAD-dependent oxidoreductase, with amino-acid sequence MPGLSRPDHDRLAAGGPDRGQYPGGGDVAGTDQRPAQRGRAGVRDLDDRRLRGHAQSEPPVRGWAEPLRSACIEAVAGPYDVVVIGSGMGGATCAWALARRGATVLVLERGERLPREPQNADPREVFLRRRYKPAETWLDGSDPARTARRFAPGVHYVVGGNTKVYGASLPRFRESDFEATEHSDGVSPAWPFGYQELEQYYVEAEALYRVHGTTGEDPTEPWRSAPYPYPALPHEPYIADLADRLRARGVHPASNAMGIDLRAGGSCIRCRTCDGFPCPFGAKSDAETCALDPAIATGHVDLMTGARVRRIVAGHGRRVDHLVVETADGERTVRGDRYVLAAGAVNSAALLLASADESHPNGLGNRSGLVGRNFMMHNNAHVAAVDLDRRNDVTFAKTLSVNDWYHELGALQLIGKVQGVMMKSWATKAPLPMLNALAGRSVEWLVMTEDLPHRHNRVQLAADGRIVVRRAALNTTTHRRLHRRAVELLRGAGYDVVFTQWFDIAMNSHQCGTVVAGSDPTTSVLDPWCRVHELDNLWVVDGGFFPSSAAMNPALTIAAQALRVVAESDLGR; translated from the coding sequence ATGCCCGGCCTGTCCCGACCGGACCACGACCGCCTCGCCGCCGGCGGCCCGGATCGCGGGCAGTACCCGGGTGGCGGCGATGTCGCTGGCACCGATCAGCGCCCAGCGCAGCGCGGGCGCGCCGGGGTGCGAGACCTCGACGACAGAAGGTTGCGTGGTCATGCTCAGAGTGAACCACCCGTGCGGGGCTGGGCAGAGCCTCTCCGGAGTGCTTGTATCGAGGCCGTGGCCGGCCCCTACGACGTGGTGGTGATCGGGTCGGGCATGGGTGGTGCCACCTGTGCCTGGGCTCTGGCGCGCCGTGGCGCCACGGTGCTGGTGCTCGAACGGGGCGAGCGGTTGCCGCGCGAACCCCAGAACGCCGACCCCCGCGAGGTCTTCCTGCGCCGTCGCTACAAGCCCGCCGAGACCTGGCTGGACGGCTCGGACCCCGCCCGGACGGCACGACGATTCGCCCCCGGGGTGCACTACGTGGTGGGCGGCAACACCAAGGTCTACGGCGCCAGTCTGCCGCGGTTCCGCGAGAGCGACTTCGAGGCCACCGAGCACTCCGACGGGGTGTCGCCGGCCTGGCCGTTCGGGTACCAGGAGCTGGAGCAGTACTACGTCGAGGCCGAGGCGCTCTACCGGGTTCACGGAACGACCGGCGAGGACCCGACCGAGCCCTGGCGCAGCGCGCCCTATCCCTACCCGGCCCTGCCCCACGAGCCCTACATCGCCGACCTGGCCGATCGGCTGCGTGCTCGCGGGGTGCACCCGGCGAGCAACGCCATGGGGATCGACCTTCGCGCGGGCGGTAGCTGCATCCGGTGCCGCACCTGTGACGGGTTCCCCTGCCCGTTCGGGGCCAAGAGCGACGCCGAGACCTGCGCGCTCGACCCGGCCATCGCCACCGGACATGTCGATCTGATGACAGGCGCGCGGGTGCGGCGGATCGTGGCCGGTCACGGCCGGCGGGTCGATCACCTGGTGGTCGAGACCGCGGACGGCGAGCGCACCGTTCGCGGTGATCGGTACGTGCTGGCGGCCGGAGCGGTCAATTCGGCGGCCCTGTTGCTGGCCTCGGCGGACGAGTCCCACCCGAACGGCCTGGGCAATCGCAGCGGGCTGGTCGGGCGCAACTTCATGATGCACAACAACGCCCACGTGGCGGCGGTGGACCTCGACCGGCGCAACGACGTGACCTTCGCCAAGACGCTGTCGGTCAACGATTGGTACCACGAGCTGGGCGCGCTGCAGCTGATCGGCAAGGTGCAGGGCGTGATGATGAAGAGCTGGGCCACCAAGGCGCCGCTGCCGATGCTCAACGCGCTGGCCGGCCGCAGTGTGGAGTGGCTGGTGATGACCGAGGATCTGCCGCACCGCCACAACCGGGTCCAGCTGGCGGCGGACGGGCGGATCGTCGTCCGCCGAGCCGCGCTCAACACGACCACGCACCGACGCCTGCACCGCAGGGCGGTCGAACTGCTCCGCGGTGCCGGGTACGACGTGGTCTTCACCCAGTGGTTCGACATCGCCATGAACAGCCATCAGTGCGGCACCGTGGTGGCGGGCAGCGATCCCACCACCAGCGTGCTCGACCCCTGGTGCCGGGTGCACGAGCTGGACAACCTGTGGGTGGTCGACGGTGGCTTCTTCCCCTCCTCGGCGGCGATGAATCCGGCGCTGACCATCGCGGCACAGGCCTTGCGCGTGGTGGCGGAGTCAGACCTGGGGCGCTGA
- a CDS encoding shikimate kinase, whose translation MTDTRPAVVLIGFMGAGKSAVGRLLADRLGVAFTDSDAVIETEAGCTIADIFATDGEPAFRDLEHRTIARLLAETDGVLALGGGAAMHPGTQALLRRHPMVVHLRIDLGHALARTGDDARRPMLRRADLAEIHARRMPVFDAIATLVLDTADRSLTQVADVVLAAVASAPQV comes from the coding sequence ATGACCGACACCCGGCCCGCCGTCGTCCTGATCGGCTTCATGGGCGCCGGCAAGTCCGCGGTCGGTCGGTTGCTGGCGGACCGGCTCGGCGTGGCCTTCACCGACTCCGACGCCGTGATCGAGACCGAGGCCGGGTGCACCATCGCCGACATCTTCGCCACGGACGGCGAGCCGGCCTTTCGCGACCTCGAGCACCGCACCATCGCCCGGCTGCTGGCCGAGACGGACGGCGTGCTGGCGCTCGGCGGTGGCGCCGCCATGCACCCCGGCACCCAGGCCCTGCTGCGCCGGCACCCGATGGTGGTCCACCTGCGCATCGACCTGGGGCACGCACTGGCGCGGACCGGCGACGACGCGCGGCGTCCGATGCTGCGCCGGGCCGACCTGGCCGAGATCCATGCCCGACGGATGCCCGTGTTCGACGCGATCGCCACCCTCGTGCTGGACACCGCCGACCGGTCCCTGACGCAGGTGGCCGACGTGGTGCTGGCCGCGGTGGCCTCAGCGCCCCAGGTCTGA
- a CDS encoding carbohydrate ABC transporter permease, which produces MSATVTPAATTATGAANAAAGRVKKKMSNPIASLVAVIIAIIWTIPTFGLALSSFRPEKEIKGTGWWTAFTSPSFTLDNYREVLFGASSSGRLANFFLNSLVITVPAVLFSLFFGALAAYALSWMRWRLRDWVFIAMFALQIVPLQMALVPLLKIFSSWYPFSQLDPQGTGKFMTIWIAHVCFGMPLVTYLLHNFMSDLPGELMEAARVDGADHARIFRSIVLPLIVPAIASIGIFQFLYIWNDLLVGLVFGTTETKPLTAALADLAGTRGSEWQRLTAGAFVSMIVPMGVFISLQRYFVRGLLAGGLKG; this is translated from the coding sequence ATGAGCGCCACGGTCACCCCTGCCGCGACCACCGCCACGGGGGCAGCGAACGCGGCCGCCGGCCGGGTCAAGAAGAAGATGTCCAATCCCATCGCCTCACTGGTCGCGGTGATCATCGCGATCATCTGGACGATCCCGACCTTCGGCCTGGCGCTCTCGTCGTTCCGGCCCGAGAAGGAGATCAAGGGCACCGGCTGGTGGACGGCGTTCACGAGCCCGTCGTTCACCCTGGACAACTACCGAGAGGTGCTCTTCGGGGCCTCGAGCAGCGGACGGCTGGCGAACTTCTTCCTGAACTCGCTGGTGATCACCGTGCCGGCGGTGTTGTTCTCGCTGTTCTTCGGCGCGCTGGCGGCGTACGCGCTGTCGTGGATGCGGTGGCGGCTGCGCGACTGGGTCTTCATCGCGATGTTCGCGCTGCAGATCGTGCCGTTGCAGATGGCCCTGGTGCCCCTGCTCAAGATCTTCTCGTCCTGGTACCCGTTCAGCCAGCTCGACCCCCAGGGCACCGGCAAGTTCATGACGATCTGGATCGCCCACGTGTGCTTCGGTATGCCTTTGGTGACCTACCTGTTGCACAACTTCATGAGCGACCTGCCCGGTGAGCTCATGGAGGCGGCCCGGGTCGACGGCGCCGACCATGCCCGGATCTTCCGGAGCATCGTGTTGCCGCTCATCGTGCCGGCGATCGCCTCGATCGGGATCTTCCAGTTCCTCTACATCTGGAACGACCTGCTCGTCGGTCTGGTGTTCGGTACGACCGAGACCAAGCCGCTGACCGCGGCCCTGGCCGACCTGGCCGGCACCCGCGGATCGGAGTGGCAACGGCTCACGGCCGGCGCGTTCGTGTCGATGATCGTGCCGATGGGCGTGTTCATCTCGCTGCAGCGGTACTTCGTCCGCGGCCTGCTCGCCGGCGGTCTCAAGGGCTGA
- a CDS encoding sugar ABC transporter permease — MENWAPKVTMLVVGIVAFIVVAGAIMLIVDNWPKKLFRDRAQIFWFIAPPILLVTFGLVYPAVNTFLLSFKDPQGESWVGLANYKWIFTDPDGLLNVRNTAIWVLFTPIFSVAIGLIYALLIDKMKRESLAKIFVFLPMAISGVAAAIIWKFVFAYKATRFEQIGLLNAITKKLGFETQQWLLNAPWNTFLLIIVMIWVQAGFSMVVLSAAIKGIPNDMIEAARLDGVNAWEMFWKITLPTVRPTVVVVFTTITIGVLKVFDIVRTMTGGNYETSVVANGMYFYSFVGNQQGWGSALAVFLFVLVTPVVIYQVRQLRRQRLEAR, encoded by the coding sequence ATGGAGAACTGGGCACCAAAAGTCACGATGCTGGTCGTGGGCATCGTCGCCTTCATCGTCGTGGCCGGGGCGATCATGTTGATCGTCGACAACTGGCCCAAGAAACTCTTCCGTGACCGGGCTCAGATCTTCTGGTTCATCGCCCCGCCGATCCTGCTCGTGACATTCGGCTTGGTCTACCCGGCAGTCAACACGTTCCTGCTGTCGTTCAAGGATCCCCAGGGCGAATCCTGGGTGGGGCTGGCCAACTACAAGTGGATCTTCACCGATCCCGACGGCCTGCTCAACGTGCGCAACACAGCGATCTGGGTGCTCTTCACCCCGATCTTCTCGGTGGCGATCGGGCTCATCTACGCCCTGCTCATCGACAAGATGAAGCGAGAGTCGCTGGCCAAGATCTTCGTGTTCCTGCCGATGGCGATCTCCGGCGTGGCCGCAGCGATCATCTGGAAGTTCGTCTTCGCCTACAAGGCCACCCGGTTCGAGCAGATCGGCCTGCTCAACGCCATCACCAAGAAGCTCGGGTTCGAGACCCAGCAGTGGCTGCTCAACGCGCCGTGGAACACCTTCCTGCTCATCATCGTCATGATCTGGGTACAGGCCGGTTTCTCGATGGTCGTGCTGTCCGCCGCCATCAAGGGCATCCCCAACGACATGATCGAAGCCGCCCGGCTCGACGGCGTCAACGCGTGGGAGATGTTCTGGAAGATCACGTTGCCGACGGTCCGGCCGACGGTGGTGGTGGTCTTCACCACGATCACGATCGGGGTGCTCAAGGTCTTCGACATCGTCCGCACCATGACCGGCGGCAACTACGAGACCAGCGTGGTCGCCAACGGCATGTACTTCTACTCCTTCGTCGGCAACCAGCAGGGCTGGGGCTCCGCACTGGCGGTGTTCCTCTTCGTGCTCGTCACCCCGGTCGTCATCTACCAGGTGCGCCAGCTGCGCCGTCAGAGGTTGGAGGCACGATGA
- a CDS encoding carbohydrate ABC transporter substrate-binding protein, with protein sequence MAARTYRRGSTAVATTLGVALALSACGGSSGDSASTSGAASSAAGAAGGDCAAFADYGKFEGKKVEIYTSIRDVEAERFEKSFEAFQKCTGIDIQWNGSGEFETQLQVRVKGNNAPDLAPIPQPGLLQTLVGLKAVKPASDKVKAASEANFSKDWLAYGTIGGTFYAPPLGANVKSFVWYSPKMFKDNGWTVPQTWDELLKLSDTIAASGKVDKPWCAGFESGDATGWPGTDWIEDIMLRTQGPDVYDQWYQHKIPFNDPKVIDAFDKAGAILKNDKYMNGGYGDVKSIVTTAFQDGGKPIVEGQCAMHRQASFYANQWPEGTKVAEDGDVFAFYLPPVDAAKGKPVLGGGEFLAAFNEKPETQAVQLYLQDANWVNEKAKLGDWITPNKQLKVENVLTVTDQKPNPIQQLSVKILQDPTTVFRFDASDLMPAAVGAGTFWKGMVNWITGADTKTVTGAVEASWPKS encoded by the coding sequence ATGGCAGCACGTACATATCGGCGCGGTTCGACCGCCGTCGCGACCACCCTCGGTGTCGCCCTCGCCCTGTCGGCGTGCGGTGGCTCGAGCGGTGACTCCGCCAGCACGTCCGGCGCGGCGTCGTCCGCTGCCGGCGCTGCGGGCGGCGACTGTGCCGCTTTCGCCGACTACGGCAAGTTCGAAGGCAAGAAGGTCGAGATCTACACGTCCATCCGCGACGTCGAGGCGGAGCGCTTCGAGAAGTCGTTCGAGGCCTTCCAGAAGTGCACCGGTATCGACATCCAGTGGAACGGCTCCGGCGAGTTCGAGACCCAGTTGCAGGTGCGGGTCAAGGGCAACAACGCCCCCGACCTGGCCCCGATCCCGCAGCCGGGCCTGCTGCAGACGCTGGTCGGCCTCAAGGCCGTCAAGCCGGCGTCGGACAAGGTGAAGGCCGCCTCCGAGGCCAACTTCTCCAAGGACTGGCTGGCCTACGGCACCATCGGAGGCACGTTCTACGCGCCGCCGCTCGGCGCCAACGTCAAGTCGTTTGTCTGGTACTCGCCCAAGATGTTCAAGGACAACGGCTGGACCGTGCCGCAGACGTGGGACGAGCTGCTCAAGCTGAGCGACACGATCGCCGCCAGCGGCAAGGTCGACAAGCCGTGGTGCGCGGGCTTCGAGTCCGGTGACGCGACCGGCTGGCCGGGCACCGACTGGATCGAGGACATCATGCTCCGCACCCAGGGGCCGGACGTCTACGACCAGTGGTACCAGCACAAGATCCCGTTCAACGACCCCAAGGTCATCGACGCCTTCGACAAGGCCGGCGCGATCCTGAAGAACGACAAGTACATGAACGGCGGCTACGGCGACGTCAAGTCGATCGTGACCACCGCGTTCCAGGACGGCGGCAAGCCGATCGTCGAGGGTCAGTGCGCGATGCACCGTCAGGCCTCGTTCTACGCCAACCAGTGGCCCGAGGGCACGAAGGTCGCCGAGGACGGCGACGTCTTCGCCTTCTACCTGCCGCCGGTCGACGCAGCCAAGGGCAAGCCGGTGCTCGGTGGTGGCGAGTTCCTCGCCGCGTTCAACGAGAAGCCCGAGACCCAGGCGGTGCAGCTCTACCTGCAGGACGCGAACTGGGTGAACGAGAAGGCCAAGCTCGGTGACTGGATCACGCCGAACAAGCAGCTCAAGGTCGAGAACGTGCTGACGGTCACCGACCAGAAGCCGAACCCGATCCAGCAGCTGTCGGTCAAGATCCTGCAGGACCCGACCACGGTCTTCCGGTTCGACGCCTCGGACCTGATGCCGGCTGCGGTCGGTGCCGGGACGTTCTGGAAGGGCATGGTCAACTGGATCACCGGTGCGGACACCAAGACCGTGACCGGTGCCGTCGAGGCCTCCTGGCCGAAGAGCTGA
- a CDS encoding protein phosphatase: protein MTAWDRLDGVVTLPGGATVRGRSLRRPPPSPADLTVMLAPADPPPWEHRRVLWPDFWVPTDRDDALAALSDALHRARAGQRVEVGCAGGIGRTGTALAALAVLDGLPSAEAVPWVRRTYHPRAVETPWQRWWVRRLRGGSGWSG from the coding sequence ATGACCGCCTGGGATCGCCTCGACGGAGTGGTGACCCTGCCCGGCGGCGCCACGGTGCGAGGCCGCAGCCTGCGGCGCCCACCACCCAGCCCGGCCGACCTCACCGTGATGCTCGCCCCGGCCGACCCCCCGCCCTGGGAGCACCGGCGGGTCCTGTGGCCGGACTTCTGGGTGCCGACCGATCGCGATGATGCCCTGGCCGCCCTGAGCGATGCCCTGCATCGTGCCCGTGCCGGGCAACGGGTCGAGGTGGGGTGCGCCGGCGGTATCGGACGCACCGGCACCGCCCTGGCGGCCCTCGCCGTCCTGGACGGTCTGCCCTCGGCCGAAGCGGTGCCGTGGGTGCGTCGGACCTACCACCCCCGGGCGGTCGAGACCCCCTGGCAGCGCTGGTGGGTGCGCCGGCTGCGTGGCGGGTCCGGGTGGTCCGGGTGA
- a CDS encoding diguanylate cyclase — protein sequence MLSADHPGRRTMSGRRLGGRDKVLFGLVGLIALLMAGSFTLAEARAIEVNDAAVVNLRATLLTSNVNAYARTVEGMAASVQRWTESQLPQDDLRFLRNYPEHKVYALSGVAADGGQESRIGTLTGIGDARSLTPALRREITAALNLDGQFEAHLSRDSEAVWVYYTSASNFMYLAPKVPVADFQMNADQYDNAFWTEAIPSANPRHDTVVTDLYEDGAGKGLMITVSHPVMDGERLLGVASADIGISTLRTMLGAGEAAGTSQLVGRNGNLIARIGPLHPGEHVGPELASLSEGVHRIGSRWWTVHPLLDGRVVLLHELELSTLVERALRSTAHVWGLMVALVGTFYLMLLLRRTLASVTVITRTDPLTGVLNRRGFVEDVEPTSHLADRTSLQQSLALIDLDHFKQINDRFGHHEGDRVLAAVAAVMVDSIRTSDRLCRWGGEEFAIMLPGTDLDGAVLLLDRLRQKVTASVELSDGTPVTFSAGVVNAPGGVELDRVIGAADQLLYEAKQAGRDRVHGKQVHFEVRPTSATPARRCPAVSEAHPRAHGPNLANLGA from the coding sequence GTGCTCAGTGCCGATCACCCCGGACGCCGCACCATGTCCGGACGGCGCCTCGGCGGCCGCGACAAGGTGCTGTTCGGCCTGGTGGGCCTGATCGCCCTGCTCATGGCCGGCAGCTTCACCTTGGCCGAGGCGCGGGCCATCGAGGTCAACGACGCCGCGGTGGTCAACCTGCGGGCAACGCTGCTCACCAGCAACGTCAACGCCTACGCCCGAACGGTCGAGGGTATGGCTGCCAGCGTCCAACGCTGGACCGAGAGCCAGTTGCCGCAGGACGATCTGCGCTTTCTGCGCAACTACCCCGAACACAAGGTCTATGCACTGTCGGGCGTGGCCGCCGACGGTGGCCAGGAATCGCGAATCGGCACCCTCACGGGGATCGGGGACGCGCGATCGCTGACCCCGGCCCTGCGACGCGAGATCACCGCTGCCCTGAACCTCGACGGGCAGTTCGAGGCTCACCTGTCCCGCGACTCCGAAGCGGTGTGGGTCTACTACACCTCGGCGAGCAACTTCATGTACCTCGCCCCCAAGGTGCCTGTCGCCGACTTCCAGATGAACGCCGATCAGTACGACAACGCGTTCTGGACCGAGGCGATCCCCTCGGCGAACCCCCGCCACGACACCGTGGTCACCGACCTGTACGAGGACGGCGCGGGCAAGGGCCTGATGATCACCGTGTCGCATCCGGTGATGGACGGCGAGCGTCTGCTCGGCGTGGCCAGCGCCGACATCGGCATCAGCACGCTACGCACCATGCTCGGCGCGGGAGAGGCCGCCGGCACCTCGCAGTTGGTGGGCCGCAACGGCAATCTGATCGCACGCATCGGCCCGCTCCACCCGGGCGAACACGTCGGCCCAGAGCTGGCAAGCCTCTCGGAGGGAGTTCATCGGATCGGGTCGAGGTGGTGGACGGTCCACCCTCTGCTCGACGGGCGGGTGGTGTTGCTGCACGAGCTCGAGCTGAGCACGCTGGTCGAGCGGGCGCTTCGCTCCACGGCCCACGTGTGGGGACTCATGGTCGCCCTGGTCGGGACGTTCTATCTGATGCTGCTGCTGCGACGAACCCTGGCCTCGGTGACGGTGATCACCCGGACCGACCCCCTCACGGGGGTACTCAATCGGCGCGGCTTCGTCGAGGACGTCGAGCCGACATCGCATCTGGCCGACCGCACTTCGTTGCAGCAGTCCCTCGCCCTGATCGATCTGGACCACTTCAAGCAGATCAACGATCGGTTCGGTCACCACGAGGGCGACCGGGTGCTCGCCGCCGTGGCGGCGGTGATGGTGGACAGTATTCGCACCAGCGATCGGCTGTGTCGGTGGGGTGGCGAGGAGTTCGCCATCATGCTCCCCGGTACCGACCTGGACGGCGCCGTCCTGCTCTTGGATCGGTTGCGGCAGAAGGTGACCGCCTCGGTCGAGTTGTCCGACGGCACGCCCGTCACCTTCAGTGCGGGTGTGGTGAACGCTCCGGGTGGCGTCGAGTTGGATCGGGTCATCGGCGCCGCGGATCAACTGCTCTACGAGGCCAAGCAAGCCGGACGCGATCGGGTTCACGGCAAACAGGTGCACTTCGAGGTGCGGCCCACCTCGGCGACCCCAGCGAGGCGCTGCCCGGCGGTGAGTGAGGCTCACCCGCGAGCCCACGGACCGAACCTGGCTAACCTCGGAGCATGA